A genome region from Bdellovibrionales bacterium includes the following:
- the pssA gene encoding CDP-diacylglycerol--serine O-phosphatidyltransferase — MDYRPTPPDVRRLRTQRKLRERIGINIYVLPNLLTTCNMFCGFFSVIYAMRGEFITAAYAIVVAAIFDLLDGRVARLTKTSSAFGAEYDSLSDVISFGMAPAILLYLWALQPFGRVGWLASFAILACAALRLARFNVQASEERNYFQGLPTPMAAGIVSSAVLCFHDLGWDGYKSPILLGVAILLALTMVSTFRYRSFKDLDFRKKQPFPVLVVGVLLFIVIAWRPEVMLFVLFLTYASLGAIFGVFFYGKHKKESPNYDTNFPTH; from the coding sequence ATGGACTACCGACCCACGCCACCGGATGTACGACGTTTGCGCACCCAAAGAAAACTTCGCGAAAGAATCGGCATTAATATTTATGTCCTGCCGAACTTACTCACCACCTGCAATATGTTTTGCGGATTCTTCTCGGTGATCTATGCGATGCGCGGAGAGTTCATCACCGCCGCTTACGCGATCGTGGTCGCGGCGATTTTCGATCTTCTCGACGGTCGCGTGGCCCGCTTAACAAAAACTTCGAGTGCTTTCGGAGCGGAGTATGATTCTTTAAGTGACGTGATCAGTTTTGGAATGGCTCCCGCCATCCTTTTATATCTTTGGGCACTTCAGCCTTTCGGTCGCGTGGGTTGGCTTGCGAGTTTCGCGATCCTCGCCTGCGCCGCTTTGCGATTAGCTCGATTCAATGTGCAAGCCTCTGAAGAGCGAAACTACTTTCAAGGTCTCCCCACACCCATGGCGGCGGGAATCGTCTCGAGCGCCGTCTTATGTTTTCATGATTTAGGCTGGGATGGATACAAGTCACCCATTCTTTTAGGGGTCGCGATTCTACTGGCTCTCACAATGGTGAGCACTTTCCGTTATCGGAGCTTTAAAGATTTAGATTTTAGGAAGAAACAACCATTTCCTGTTCTCGTGGTCGGCGTCTTGTTATTTATCGTCATCGCCTGGAGACCAGAAGTGATGTTGTTTGTTCTCTTCTTAACCTATGCTTCCCTCGGCGCTATTTTCGGCGTGTTCTTCTATGGGAAGCACAAAAAAGAAAGTCCAAATTATGACACCAATTTCCCGACCCATTAA
- a CDS encoding aspartate-semialdehyde dehydrogenase, with the protein MTPISRPINIGIVGATGIVGETFMQLLDERKIPVQSLRLFASEQSLGKKKKFRDQDISMDVLSRDGFKGLDLVFFSSGDPISKEWAPIAVESGAFAVDNSAAFRMDPQTALVVPEINFDHIKNPKTPQIIANPNCSTIQMVLPLHALKHLGLSSVHVASYQAVSGSGRDGIDDLKKQSAEYLKGEKPSAGVNFKKPISFDCHPIIGGLDDDGFCSEENKIVAETKKILSLPELKVSAFTVRVPTMNSHAEAVWVTVDKTVQKADIIECLKNYQGVQVLEDPSQFHLVNEVSGKNDVYVSRIRQSRDFPNTWMMWVVADNVRRGAATNGIFIAEKLFS; encoded by the coding sequence ATGACACCAATTTCCCGACCCATTAACATCGGAATCGTTGGCGCCACGGGAATCGTGGGCGAAACATTTATGCAACTTTTGGATGAGCGAAAGATTCCCGTACAATCTCTGCGATTGTTCGCCAGTGAACAGTCCCTCGGAAAAAAGAAAAAATTTCGTGACCAAGATATTTCCATGGATGTTTTATCTCGAGACGGCTTTAAGGGTTTAGATCTCGTTTTCTTTTCCTCCGGTGATCCAATCAGCAAAGAATGGGCACCCATTGCCGTTGAATCCGGAGCGTTCGCTGTCGATAACTCGGCGGCCTTTCGCATGGACCCACAGACGGCCCTCGTTGTTCCAGAAATTAATTTTGATCACATTAAAAATCCTAAAACTCCACAAATTATCGCCAACCCGAATTGCTCCACCATTCAGATGGTATTGCCGCTTCATGCGCTCAAGCATTTAGGATTATCGTCGGTACATGTGGCCTCTTACCAGGCCGTCAGTGGTTCCGGCCGAGATGGGATTGATGATCTAAAAAAACAATCAGCGGAATACCTCAAGGGCGAAAAACCCTCCGCCGGAGTGAATTTTAAAAAACCGATCAGCTTTGACTGCCATCCGATCATCGGGGGCTTAGATGACGATGGTTTTTGTTCGGAAGAAAACAAGATCGTTGCGGAAACTAAAAAAATTCTTTCACTTCCAGAGCTTAAGGTCTCTGCCTTTACAGTTCGAGTTCCCACAATGAATTCCCACGCGGAAGCCGTATGGGTCACTGTGGATAAGACGGTGCAAAAGGCGGACATCATTGAGTGCCTTAAAAACTATCAAGGCGTCCAAGTTCTCGAGGATCCCAGTCAGTTCCATCTCGTGAATGAAGTCAGCGGCAAAAATGATGTCTACGTGAGCCGTATTCGCCAATCCCGCGATTTCCCCAACACATGGATGATGTGGGTGGTGGCCGACAACGTTCGCCGTGGTGCCGCCACCAACGGTATATTCATCGCTGAGAAGCTATTCTCTTAA
- the truA gene encoding tRNA pseudouridine(38-40) synthase TruA translates to MYKILLNVAYDGKDYYGWQRQEKWENTVQGVLELHLSRIFNKKVTVVGSGRTDRGTHALSQWAHSNVPKDPTNMNLAYRLNRMTPDTLRIKGVYLAPNNFHAQRSVVKKKYIYRIDNNEFPNPFDLHYSHHVKKPLDVNLLNNLASCLVGKQDFASFQTSGTEVETTVRTIFEAYWEVRKGHRLVFHVVGDGFLKQMVRNLVGTMLWCATKKEAPALFRQMLESRDRRESMAAAPAHGLFLKWVKYPSELDNKCRKL, encoded by the coding sequence GTGTATAAGATTTTGCTCAATGTGGCTTATGATGGAAAAGACTATTACGGGTGGCAGCGCCAGGAAAAGTGGGAGAACACCGTTCAGGGTGTTCTAGAGCTGCATCTGAGCCGGATTTTTAATAAAAAAGTCACTGTGGTCGGATCGGGCCGCACTGATCGTGGAACCCACGCCTTGTCGCAATGGGCCCATTCGAACGTTCCCAAAGATCCGACCAATATGAACCTCGCCTACCGGCTGAACCGCATGACCCCCGACACCCTGCGCATCAAGGGAGTCTACCTCGCACCCAATAACTTCCATGCTCAGCGCTCGGTGGTCAAAAAGAAGTATATCTACCGAATCGACAACAATGAGTTCCCCAATCCCTTTGACCTCCATTACAGCCACCACGTAAAAAAGCCTCTCGACGTCAATTTGTTAAATAATTTAGCTAGTTGCCTTGTCGGAAAACAAGATTTTGCCAGCTTTCAGACTTCGGGTACTGAGGTCGAAACGACCGTAAGAACCATCTTTGAAGCCTATTGGGAAGTGCGTAAAGGCCACCGTCTCGTCTTCCACGTGGTGGGCGATGGCTTCCTGAAACAGATGGTTCGGAACCTTGTTGGCACCATGCTTTGGTGTGCGACGAAAAAAGAGGCTCCTGCCCTCTTTCGCCAAATGCTCGAATCTAGGGACCGTAGAGAGTCGATGGCTGCCGCCCCGGCCCACGGTCTCTTTTTAAAGTGGGTAAAATATCCTAGCGAACTTGACAATAAGTGCCGAAAACTATAA
- the rplM gene encoding 50S ribosomal protein L13 codes for MGTWTANAAEIDRKWFIVDANGKSLGRLATEVATILRGKHKPTFTPHCDTGDFVVVINAKNVTITGNKWDAKKYYTHSRFFGSLKEMSAKEVRDKNPTFMFEEAVQGMLPKNRLGRMMLKKLKVYEGAEHPHATQKPEALNI; via the coding sequence ATGGGAACTTGGACAGCAAACGCTGCTGAAATTGATAGAAAATGGTTCATCGTCGACGCCAACGGAAAAAGCCTTGGTCGTTTAGCAACCGAAGTCGCAACCATTCTTCGCGGCAAACACAAACCAACTTTTACTCCCCACTGTGATACGGGCGATTTCGTTGTTGTGATCAACGCGAAAAACGTAACTATCACTGGTAATAAATGGGATGCGAAAAAGTATTATACTCACTCTCGCTTTTTCGGTTCTCTTAAAGAGATGAGCGCAAAAGAAGTTCGTGATAAAAATCCAACCTTCATGTTCGAAGAAGCCGTACAAGGTATGCTTCCTAAGAATCGTTTGGGTCGTATGATGCTTAAAAAATTAAAAGTTTATGAAGGTGCCGAACACCCTCACGCAACTCAAAAGCCAGAAGCTTTAAACATATAA
- the rpsI gene encoding 30S ribosomal protein S9: protein MAADKKVFYATGRRKTSTARVFMKNGTGKIEINGKTPEQYLGMSASRAAIMQPLFLVNKNGKVDLDVTVKGGGESGQAGAIRHAVSRALVTLDEANRPPLKKAGFLTRDAREVERKKYGKHGARKSTQFSKR, encoded by the coding sequence ATGGCAGCAGACAAAAAAGTTTTCTACGCAACAGGAAGAAGAAAAACCAGCACCGCTCGTGTATTCATGAAGAACGGAACTGGCAAAATCGAAATCAACGGTAAAACTCCAGAACAGTATCTTGGAATGTCCGCATCTCGCGCAGCGATCATGCAACCTCTTTTCCTCGTGAACAAAAACGGAAAAGTGGATCTCGATGTCACAGTGAAAGGTGGCGGCGAGTCTGGACAAGCAGGCGCCATTCGCCACGCAGTTTCTCGTGCCCTTGTCACTTTAGACGAAGCGAACCGTCCTCCTCTTAAAAAAGCAGGCTTCTTAACTCGCGATGCTCGTGAAGTGGAAAGAAAGAAATACGGGAAACACGGAGCTCGTAAATCGACTCAGTTCTCTAAACGTTAA
- a CDS encoding sigma-70 family RNA polymerase sigma factor: MLSDAELIARVVVEGDRNSYSELIQRYQSSLRGFFLKLAGGDQALADDLSQETFISAYKGLSSFKGHAKFSTWLFSIGKNVFLQNARKHHETPMDPVILSESEGSQGGSEILRSAQDDKRAQDDERAQDYGRRMDIHRALKELDSDDRLVLGLCYVQELTHPEVAEILQIPLGTVKTNVLRAKEKLKLKLLSYQGSAQ; this comes from the coding sequence ATGTTGAGCGATGCCGAACTGATTGCCCGGGTTGTTGTCGAGGGTGATCGAAACTCTTACAGTGAACTGATTCAAAGATATCAGTCCTCCCTTCGCGGGTTTTTCTTAAAACTCGCCGGTGGAGATCAAGCTCTTGCTGACGACCTCTCGCAAGAAACTTTCATCTCCGCCTACAAGGGGCTTTCGAGTTTTAAAGGCCACGCGAAATTTAGTACCTGGTTATTTTCCATCGGTAAAAACGTATTTTTGCAGAACGCTCGAAAACATCACGAGACTCCCATGGACCCCGTCATCCTGAGCGAAAGCGAAGGATCTCAAGGCGGATCTGAGATCCTTCGCTCTGCTCAGGATGACAAACGCGCTCAGGATGACGAACGAGCTCAGGATTACGGGAGAAGAATGGACATCCACCGCGCTCTCAAGGAACTCGATAGCGACGACCGCCTGGTTCTCGGCTTGTGCTACGTTCAGGAACTCACCCATCCCGAAGTCGCAGAGATTCTGCAAATTCCCTTGGGAACAGTAAAAACCAATGTCCTTCGTGCCAAAGAAAAGCTAAAGTTAAAACTCCTTTCCTACCAAGGAAGTGCTCAATGA
- a CDS encoding DUF421 domain-containing protein, giving the protein MSDLFDLSLPWWNFVIRALSVYIFLLFMLRVSGKRQIGQFSSFDFVLLLILSNAVQNSMNGGDNSLIGGLILAGTLVSFNTLMDYVGYKFPKFSRITEGTPDFLVLNGKPVEKTLRKETISDEELSALLREHEVTDLSEVKYAIIEANGQITVIKNK; this is encoded by the coding sequence ATGAGTGATCTGTTCGATCTCAGCTTGCCGTGGTGGAACTTTGTGATCCGCGCCCTCTCGGTTTACATCTTTTTATTATTTATGTTGAGAGTGAGTGGAAAACGTCAGATCGGACAATTTTCATCTTTTGATTTTGTCTTACTTTTAATTCTAAGCAATGCCGTCCAAAACTCGATGAATGGCGGCGACAATTCTCTGATCGGTGGACTCATTCTCGCGGGCACATTGGTCTCTTTTAATACTTTGATGGATTACGTCGGTTATAAATTTCCCAAATTCTCTCGCATCACCGAGGGCACTCCAGATTTTCTTGTCCTCAACGGTAAACCCGTCGAAAAGACTTTGCGAAAAGAGACCATCAGTGACGAAGAACTCTCCGCTCTGCTGCGAGAGCACGAGGTTACAGACCTTTCCGAGGTCAAGTATGCCATTATCGAAGCCAATGGACAAATCACGGTGATTAAGAACAAATAG
- a CDS encoding M23 family metallopeptidase, whose protein sequence is MKNKPQKTFTFLVMANSTDTPKKWVVRASWMWSVVLVVSILTVLGSAVCVDYVRLLVQKNRTHWLRTENAYLKEQLKGVEGKLAALETSLERVESFSKKLRLITNIDAPDREAQLTVEQNPDSAQIQKSDRWPSNIGPIEGVGQGSQFEIKTGEAPMVSTGIKSDYSAISVRIDRVIEGVEFKEKDVLQLWKDLADKNDLIQKTPSIRPVIGWMTSNFGLRSSPFTGDQSAHHGVDIAADTGTPIRAPASGVVSFSGVDEGYGQLIKIDHGHSISTRYGHCSQIYVKVGQTVKRGDIIGAVGSTGRSTGPHLHYEVRLGGVPVNPEKYILE, encoded by the coding sequence ATGAAGAATAAACCTCAGAAAACATTCACATTTTTAGTCATGGCGAATAGCACCGACACCCCTAAAAAATGGGTGGTTCGCGCGTCATGGATGTGGAGCGTTGTTCTTGTTGTTTCGATCCTAACAGTGCTCGGTTCTGCGGTCTGCGTAGATTATGTTCGGTTACTTGTTCAGAAAAACCGCACCCACTGGCTCCGTACCGAAAACGCTTACCTTAAGGAACAGCTTAAGGGAGTGGAGGGCAAGTTGGCCGCTCTCGAAACCAGTTTAGAGCGCGTCGAAAGTTTTTCTAAAAAACTTCGTTTAATTACAAACATCGATGCTCCCGATCGCGAAGCTCAATTGACGGTAGAGCAGAATCCTGATTCCGCACAGATTCAAAAGTCGGACCGCTGGCCTTCAAACATTGGACCGATTGAAGGCGTGGGGCAAGGCAGTCAATTCGAAATTAAAACCGGCGAAGCTCCGATGGTCAGCACTGGTATTAAAAGCGATTACTCAGCCATTTCAGTACGCATTGATCGTGTGATCGAAGGCGTTGAGTTTAAAGAAAAAGATGTTCTCCAACTTTGGAAAGATCTCGCGGATAAGAATGATCTTATTCAAAAGACTCCAAGCATTCGCCCAGTTATTGGTTGGATGACTTCGAACTTCGGTCTTCGCTCATCACCATTTACAGGCGATCAAAGTGCTCACCACGGTGTTGACATCGCGGCCGATACCGGAACGCCCATTCGTGCACCGGCGAGCGGTGTGGTGTCTTTCTCGGGTGTTGATGAAGGCTACGGACAACTGATTAAGATTGATCATGGTCACTCGATCTCGACTCGTTATGGTCACTGCTCACAAATCTACGTGAAGGTCGGACAAACCGTAAAACGGGGAGACATCATCGGTGCCGTCGGCAGCACGGGCCGCTCCACAGGCCCGCACCTCCACTACGAAGTTCGCCTCGGCGGAGTTCCAGTCAATCCCGAAAAATACATCCTCGAGTAG
- a CDS encoding Stp1/IreP family PP2C-type Ser/Thr phosphatase has translation MGPMDITLTSFGQTDVGLKRPKNEDSFLVDDSIGLFIVADGMGGHKGGDLASSMAVEILRAVVSHSIKRNTGFFSPRDILIDGYIQASQQIYHKSHIEQPELQGMGTTLVSALIHKGILYFGNVGDSRAYMIREGKMWQMTEDHSLLNEHIRAGFLKDTEIAKFQAKNVITRSVGFEREALCDVVERKVESGDRYLMCSDGLSGLVRPERILELCQNPDIKAAVSSLIEEAKANGGDDNITVIIIDASRR, from the coding sequence ATGGGGCCTATGGACATAACTTTGACATCTTTTGGACAAACCGATGTAGGGTTGAAGCGTCCCAAGAACGAAGACTCGTTTTTGGTGGACGACTCCATTGGTCTGTTTATCGTCGCCGACGGAATGGGTGGTCACAAAGGTGGCGATCTCGCATCCAGCATGGCGGTGGAGATTTTGCGCGCGGTGGTTTCTCACAGTATTAAACGCAATACTGGTTTTTTCTCTCCTCGCGATATTTTGATCGACGGTTATATCCAAGCGAGCCAGCAGATTTACCATAAAAGCCATATCGAGCAGCCTGAACTTCAGGGCATGGGAACTACATTAGTTTCTGCACTGATACACAAAGGAATTTTATACTTTGGAAATGTGGGGGATTCTCGTGCGTACATGATTCGCGAGGGAAAGATGTGGCAAATGACCGAAGACCACTCATTATTGAACGAACACATTCGTGCTGGCTTTTTAAAAGACACGGAGATCGCTAAGTTTCAGGCGAAAAACGTAATCACTCGAAGTGTGGGTTTTGAGCGCGAAGCTCTTTGTGATGTCGTAGAACGCAAAGTGGAGTCGGGGGATCGTTATCTCATGTGTTCTGATGGTCTGAGTGGTCTAGTTCGGCCCGAGCGAATCCTAGAGCTGTGCCAAAATCCAGATATCAAAGCGGCAGTCTCGTCTTTGATCGAGGAAGCCAAGGCCAACGGCGGTGACGATAACATCACTGTCATTATTATAGATGCTTCGCGTCGATAG
- a CDS encoding TonB family protein, with amino-acid sequence MKTERNKKLSSVSFIIISILLHCLLVVVFYAYDIYKQNQIVVIEKPETTEITFLDINDVDLSKMKGNIVEQEDPKKKTKKAKDDAKYLSLQNQIVEKETRAAKHGEFQNAKSQKAAKQTSASQANQVIPTSSSSPEIKTYENGDMMVGEQQKMRKAKTVSDLRPNSMADMSESAHVSQSQTNDYLKDVVISAETNLNTKEYLYYSYFNRIKKKLRQHWEPMVHAKVRMLVMKGRQPASMGSKTTRCVITLDDRGLLTRVQVLTTSGLEDLDDAALEALKAAAPFPNPPKDLITDGLVRINWDFILES; translated from the coding sequence ATGAAAACCGAGAGAAATAAGAAGTTATCCAGTGTCTCATTTATAATCATTTCGATTCTCCTCCACTGTTTGTTAGTGGTGGTTTTTTATGCTTACGATATTTACAAGCAAAACCAAATCGTCGTGATCGAAAAACCCGAGACCACGGAAATTACTTTCCTCGATATCAACGATGTCGACCTTTCTAAAATGAAAGGCAATATCGTCGAGCAAGAAGATCCCAAAAAGAAAACTAAAAAAGCGAAAGACGACGCCAAGTACTTAAGTCTCCAGAATCAAATCGTGGAAAAGGAAACCCGTGCCGCTAAGCATGGAGAGTTCCAGAATGCAAAATCGCAAAAAGCCGCAAAACAAACCTCCGCATCCCAGGCCAATCAGGTTATCCCAACCTCGTCTTCGTCCCCCGAGATCAAAACTTACGAAAACGGCGACATGATGGTGGGTGAACAGCAAAAAATGCGCAAGGCTAAAACTGTCAGTGATCTTCGCCCCAACAGTATGGCCGATATGTCGGAGTCGGCTCACGTGTCTCAGAGCCAAACCAATGATTACTTGAAAGACGTCGTGATCAGCGCCGAGACCAATTTAAATACCAAAGAATATCTTTATTATTCCTATTTTAATCGGATCAAGAAGAAGCTTCGCCAGCACTGGGAACCCATGGTGCACGCCAAAGTTCGAATGCTCGTCATGAAAGGCCGCCAGCCTGCATCGATGGGAAGCAAAACCACTCGCTGTGTTATAACCCTCGACGACCGAGGCCTTTTGACGCGAGTGCAAGTACTGACGACTTCAGGCCTTGAGGACCTTGATGATGCGGCTTTAGAAGCTTTAAAAGCTGCCGCACCATTCCCAAATCCCCCTAAAGATTTAATCACCGACGGGTTAGTAAGAATTAACTGGGACTTTATTCTCGAGTCCTAA
- a CDS encoding pyruvate dehydrogenase, which yields MIYQANHRSDKMKGDPKIGGHSLASSSALHILGALHLVVKTGFDHIANKPHASPADHSYNYLLDLFFKPDGTRFTQDEKNIAMKGLRAYPTEEQPFVFQSYHSTYDADHHNFFPSGTVGIPPVNAGYLALAYRFAKDHGYNVPDAHFWCLIGDSEFREGSLFEATPDFAERELGALTWIVDYNRQSLDGHRIINREIMNGTDADRIERTMAANGWEVIQVRHGQKREKLFKSKNGDAFKNFLEKELDDYTLQALLLMKDPKALAKEMTSRFSQLKAFLKDVSDTDLYEALRDFGGHDIQLLTEAFEKSKKSTRRPTIVIAHTLKGWGLDMAASQGNHSALPDEEEMIALQKKQGLKDMFGGFEASTPEGAYLKKRGESLYKDMQAQKALKEKNWNDFQTRIQQGEGIPDSLNINLKMANYPHTQWMLGQCTAKLTRIANTLKNDPKAKELNEEELRWKLPAEMLTTMAPDVGTSTNLNPAMDGKIFGAPKVEDVETQMGVKDSKSPDLVPGEENSDRFIRFEIVEANTTSCAGSYGRLRDILGIPILPLMTVYDFFVKRALDQHFYNLYWKSSFILVGTPSGVTLSPEGAQHGWKSDLQIPNQITWEPAFCQELDWILSESIRLHMTGQNEGRTGVHIRGVTRGIDQKMLINNFKKQKRFKTEDALLHPTGFPLEGATDESQVPSLDEANIFATLRQDVLAGAYYLIDYRGYANYEPGDNVVNIFCMGALVTEAVAASEALLQQGIYGNVIVVTSSDLLCGQLAHNDDYAYLKNGLGINGNITLSPALNGHSTVGELITLSGRRVPIVSVHDGEPGLLDNIGSIVGVRHESLAVRKHSKCGRPVEIYHYHKIDSDAIIEATHKVLDETAMESVQVSTAVVQQLLTPSSAAQGSDEQSWSHNTWNKN from the coding sequence ATGATTTATCAAGCGAATCATCGCTCGGATAAAATGAAGGGCGATCCAAAAATCGGTGGCCACTCTTTAGCCAGCTCCAGCGCTCTTCATATTTTGGGAGCCCTCCATTTAGTGGTAAAAACGGGCTTTGATCATATCGCCAATAAGCCTCACGCCTCTCCGGCCGATCACTCTTACAATTATCTCTTGGATCTTTTCTTTAAACCGGATGGCACTCGCTTCACTCAGGACGAAAAAAATATCGCCATGAAGGGCCTGCGCGCTTACCCTACCGAAGAGCAGCCTTTTGTTTTCCAATCTTATCATTCCACTTACGATGCTGATCATCACAACTTCTTCCCGTCGGGCACGGTGGGAATTCCGCCAGTGAACGCGGGATACTTAGCTTTGGCTTATCGATTCGCTAAAGATCACGGCTACAATGTTCCTGACGCCCACTTCTGGTGCCTCATCGGGGACTCCGAGTTCCGCGAGGGTTCGCTGTTCGAAGCGACCCCTGATTTTGCCGAGCGTGAGTTGGGCGCTCTCACTTGGATCGTTGATTACAACCGTCAAAGCTTAGATGGTCACCGCATCATCAACCGCGAAATCATGAACGGAACCGACGCTGATCGTATCGAACGCACCATGGCCGCAAACGGCTGGGAAGTGATTCAAGTTCGTCACGGCCAAAAGCGCGAAAAGTTATTTAAATCTAAAAACGGCGATGCCTTTAAAAATTTCCTAGAAAAAGAATTAGATGATTACACTCTTCAGGCCTTGCTCTTGATGAAGGATCCAAAAGCTCTCGCCAAAGAGATGACTTCTCGTTTCTCTCAACTGAAAGCCTTTTTGAAAGACGTTTCCGACACGGATCTTTACGAAGCTCTCCGTGATTTTGGAGGTCATGATATCCAATTGCTCACCGAAGCTTTCGAAAAAAGTAAGAAGAGCACACGTCGTCCCACGATTGTAATTGCCCACACTCTTAAAGGCTGGGGCTTGGATATGGCCGCATCTCAAGGGAACCATTCAGCTCTCCCCGACGAAGAAGAAATGATCGCCTTACAGAAGAAGCAGGGACTTAAAGATATGTTTGGCGGATTTGAAGCCTCCACTCCAGAAGGCGCGTATTTGAAAAAGCGCGGAGAGTCGCTTTACAAAGATATGCAAGCGCAGAAGGCTCTCAAAGAAAAAAACTGGAACGACTTCCAAACTCGAATTCAACAGGGCGAAGGAATTCCCGACAGCTTAAATATTAATTTAAAAATGGCCAACTATCCTCACACCCAGTGGATGCTAGGACAGTGCACGGCCAAACTCACTCGTATCGCCAACACATTGAAAAATGATCCGAAAGCCAAAGAGCTCAACGAAGAAGAGTTGCGCTGGAAGCTTCCGGCGGAAATGCTCACCACGATGGCGCCCGATGTGGGAACAAGTACCAACTTAAATCCGGCGATGGATGGAAAAATCTTTGGTGCTCCTAAAGTTGAAGATGTAGAAACACAAATGGGCGTTAAAGATTCTAAGTCTCCTGATTTAGTTCCTGGAGAAGAGAATTCGGACCGCTTTATTCGTTTTGAAATTGTCGAAGCCAACACCACATCTTGTGCAGGATCTTACGGACGTTTACGCGACATTTTAGGAATTCCTATTTTGCCGTTGATGACGGTTTACGACTTCTTCGTAAAACGCGCGCTCGATCAGCATTTTTATAATCTCTATTGGAAATCGAGCTTTATTTTGGTGGGAACACCTTCGGGCGTCACTTTATCTCCCGAAGGTGCTCAACACGGTTGGAAGTCTGATCTTCAGATTCCTAACCAAATCACTTGGGAACCCGCTTTCTGCCAAGAGCTCGATTGGATCTTAAGTGAGTCTATTCGATTACATATGACGGGTCAAAATGAAGGGCGCACCGGAGTTCACATCAGAGGCGTCACTCGTGGTATCGATCAAAAGATGTTGATCAATAATTTTAAAAAGCAAAAGCGCTTTAAAACAGAAGATGCGCTTCTCCATCCCACAGGGTTCCCTCTCGAGGGCGCTACCGACGAATCTCAAGTGCCCTCGCTCGACGAAGCCAATATCTTCGCAACTCTTCGCCAAGACGTTCTTGCGGGAGCTTATTATCTCATCGACTATCGCGGATACGCGAACTACGAGCCTGGAGATAACGTCGTAAATATCTTCTGTATGGGTGCACTTGTGACTGAAGCCGTCGCGGCCTCAGAAGCTCTTCTTCAACAGGGCATCTATGGAAACGTGATTGTTGTAACGTCCTCGGATCTCCTTTGTGGCCAATTGGCTCACAACGATGATTACGCGTATCTTAAAAATGGTTTAGGCATCAATGGTAACATCACATTGTCACCGGCGCTCAACGGACACTCCACGGTGGGTGAACTGATCACTCTCTCGGGTCGTCGAGTCCCCATCGTGAGTGTTCACGATGGAGAACCAGGCCTGCTCGACAATATCGGAAGTATCGTTGGGGTTCGCCACGAATCGCTCGCTGTGCGTAAGCATTCCAAGTGCGGTCGACCTGTTGAAATTTATCATTACCACAAGATCGACAGCGACGCGATCATCGAAGCCACTCATAAGGTCCTCGACGAAACAGCTATGGAGTCTGTCCAAGTCTCCACGGCGGTCGTTCAACAGTTATTGACACCTTCATCAGCAGCTCAGGGTTCTGACGAACAGTCGTGGTCTCACAACACGTGGAACAAAAATTAA